A genomic segment from Peribacillus sp. ACCC06369 encodes:
- a CDS encoding chromate transporter: MGLIIPIGVAVFLAFFIANILGYGGGPASIPLMYDQIVTRYGWLDNTEFSQMLALGNSLPGPIATKIAAYVGYDVYGWPGFLAALAGTVIPSAVALIYLLKILRKYKQSPIVKGMSLLVQPVIAIMMLLLTWNMAADAVGSIGYIHSIVIAGLAFLALGKFKIHPAFVIILAFAYGGFIIPLT, from the coding sequence ATGGGTCTTATAATCCCAATTGGAGTCGCTGTTTTTCTAGCGTTTTTCATAGCCAATATCCTTGGTTACGGCGGAGGCCCAGCCTCGATTCCGCTTATGTATGATCAAATCGTCACCCGGTACGGTTGGCTTGATAATACCGAGTTTTCACAAATGCTTGCGTTAGGGAATTCACTCCCAGGGCCGATCGCCACCAAAATAGCCGCATATGTCGGATATGATGTATATGGGTGGCCAGGATTTTTAGCTGCATTGGCGGGCACCGTCATCCCTTCAGCAGTGGCTTTGATATATTTATTAAAAATCCTGCGAAAATACAAGCAATCGCCTATCGTAAAAGGCATGTCCCTGCTTGTGCAGCCCGTGATTGCGATCATGATGTTATTGCTCACTTGGAATATGGCCGCTGATGCCGTCGGTTCCATCGGCTACATCCATTCAATCGTCATCGCTGGTTTGGCATTCTTGGCTTTAGGTAAATTCAAGATTCACCCCGCATTCGTAATCATTCTTGCTTTTGCGTATGGCGGCTTTATCATCCCACTCACATAA
- a CDS encoding chromate transporter — translation MKNPYTELTVGMMRTGILGFGGGPSVIPLIRHEAVSRYHWLDDDEFGDTLAIANTLPGPIATKMAAYLGYKLKGWPGALVSVAAHVLPSCFAMVFLIAFINVLSNSAMISNMIAAVMPVVAVMLGQMAYEFGEKAVKGLGKVLGIIFFAISFLLLQVISLHPGIVIMIFLLYGAFHFKLKDRLKNKKVDRKEESA, via the coding sequence TTGAAAAATCCATATACGGAATTAACGGTTGGGATGATGAGAACGGGGATTTTAGGTTTCGGCGGCGGGCCATCAGTCATCCCGCTCATCCGCCACGAAGCCGTTTCCCGTTATCACTGGCTCGACGATGATGAATTCGGGGACACTTTAGCGATCGCCAATACACTCCCAGGACCGATTGCCACTAAGATGGCAGCATATCTTGGTTATAAATTAAAAGGCTGGCCGGGAGCCCTCGTAAGTGTGGCCGCTCACGTTTTACCTTCATGCTTTGCGATGGTTTTCTTAATTGCGTTCATTAATGTTTTAAGTAATTCAGCAATGATCAGCAATATGATCGCTGCTGTCATGCCAGTTGTTGCCGTCATGCTTGGCCAAATGGCTTACGAGTTTGGCGAAAAGGCGGTAAAAGGTTTAGGGAAGGTGCTCGGAATCATCTTTTTTGCGATTTCCTTTTTGCTTCTGCAGGTCATTTCCCTGCATCCGGGTATCGTCATAATGATTTTCCTTTTATATGGGGCGTTCCATTTTAAATTAAAAGATAGATTGAAAAATAAAAAGGTTGATAGGAAGGAGGAATCCGCTTAA
- a CDS encoding group 1 truncated hemoglobin: MEQTLYEKVGGEEAIAKVVDYFYSELVLKDDTVNHFFEKTDMEKQRGHQTKFISFALGGPKQYSGQSMAKAHQGMDLQPSHFNAIVNHLSDALAHFGVNEADIDTALTKVASLRDDILYK, from the coding sequence ATGGAACAAACACTTTATGAAAAAGTTGGCGGAGAAGAAGCGATTGCAAAAGTTGTGGACTATTTTTACTCTGAGTTGGTTCTTAAGGATGATACAGTTAATCATTTTTTTGAAAAAACGGATATGGAAAAACAACGCGGTCATCAGACAAAGTTTATAAGTTTTGCATTAGGTGGCCCAAAACAATATTCTGGACAATCCATGGCAAAAGCTCACCAAGGAATGGATCTGCAACCATCCCATTTTAATGCTATTGTAAATCATCTTAGCGATGCACTTGCTCATTTTGGAGTGAATGAAGCTGACATAGATACAGCTTTAACTAAAGTTGCTTCACTAAGAGATGATATTTTGTATAAATAA
- a CDS encoding APC family permease, whose product MENAKLRRSLTVFPLVLFGLAYMAPTTVFSTYGVVAEITKGMVPAAYIIALVGMLFTAYSYGQMVKAYPVAGSAYTFTQKALNPHIGFLVGWVILLDYLFLPMINGLLIAIYLNAYFPSVPFSVWLIGFVILITTVNIIGVKIATKINLLLVACQFLIIVIFTFLSIKGLLNGMGSGTLFMGSPFVNGDIPLSLVLAGSSILCLSFLGFDAVTTFSEETINPKKIIPKAIFLVALIGGGLFIAISYISHLVYPNFQSFKDPDSAALEIAIYIGGNLFQSIFLAGYITGGLASGLSAHASVSRLLYAMGRDGVLPKKIFGHIHPKFQTPTHNIILVGIFALSALFVDLVTASSFINFGALVAFTFVNLSVISHYFIREKQRNGINKLKYLILPLIGTSFTIWLWTSLDSKALLLGLGWFGIGFIMLLSNTKMFSERPPELSIESAKENEIQA is encoded by the coding sequence ATGGAGAATGCAAAATTAAGACGTTCGTTAACAGTATTTCCTTTAGTGCTATTTGGATTGGCTTATATGGCACCTACAACAGTTTTTTCTACTTATGGGGTTGTTGCGGAAATAACGAAAGGGATGGTACCTGCCGCTTATATTATAGCTTTAGTTGGTATGTTGTTTACAGCCTATAGTTATGGTCAAATGGTTAAGGCCTATCCTGTTGCCGGTTCTGCATATACATTTACTCAAAAGGCTCTTAATCCTCATATTGGATTCTTAGTAGGCTGGGTTATACTATTAGACTATTTATTTTTGCCAATGATTAATGGATTACTAATCGCTATTTACTTAAACGCATATTTTCCATCCGTTCCTTTTTCCGTCTGGTTAATTGGTTTTGTAATTTTAATCACCACTGTAAATATAATCGGAGTGAAAATAGCAACAAAGATAAATCTTTTATTAGTTGCCTGTCAGTTCTTAATAATAGTTATATTTACATTCCTCTCAATTAAAGGGTTACTAAACGGAATGGGTTCAGGGACATTATTTATGGGTTCTCCATTTGTGAATGGAGATATACCACTATCCTTAGTATTAGCAGGATCCTCTATTTTATGTTTATCTTTTTTAGGATTTGATGCTGTCACTACATTTTCAGAGGAGACCATTAATCCTAAAAAAATAATACCAAAGGCAATTTTCCTCGTAGCATTAATAGGAGGAGGTCTGTTTATCGCCATCTCATACATCAGTCACCTTGTTTACCCAAATTTCCAATCCTTTAAAGATCCAGATTCTGCTGCCTTAGAAATTGCTATATACATCGGGGGTAATTTATTTCAATCTATTTTTCTAGCAGGATACATTACAGGGGGGCTAGCATCTGGTTTATCAGCTCACGCAAGTGTATCGCGACTTTTGTATGCGATGGGAAGAGATGGAGTTCTTCCTAAGAAAATATTTGGTCATATTCATCCAAAATTTCAAACTCCAACACACAACATTATCTTAGTGGGAATTTTTGCTTTATCTGCTTTATTTGTTGATTTAGTGACAGCATCATCCTTTATTAACTTTGGAGCACTCGTTGCATTTACATTTGTTAATCTTTCGGTTATTTCTCATTATTTTATTAGGGAGAAACAGCGAAACGGAATTAACAAACTAAAATACCTAATATTGCCTCTGATTGGAACCAGTTTCACAATTTGGTTATGGACTAGTCTTGATTCAAAGGCACTTTTACTCGGACTAGGATGGTTTGGAATAGGTTTCATCATGCTCCTTTCCAATACGAAAATGTTTAGTGAACGGCCACCAGAGCTTTCTATTGAAAGTGCGAAGGAAAATGAAATTCAAGCATAA
- a CDS encoding ABC transporter ATP-binding protein yields MKKVLQTKNLSKSYGKTQVLKNIDLTITSGEFTAIMGPSGSGKTTLMNVLSTIDKFSGGEVWLEEQALLDLNKKALRTFRQERMGFIFQDYNLLDTLTIKENILLPLSLRKFSIDEMERLLRPVIQALNIEEVQDKYPTEVSGGQKQRASSARAIITNPAIVFADEPTGALDSSSATQLLEQLATLNVTFQTTILMITHDSYAASFCKRVIFLLDGGIVNELYKGDQSQSDFFDRILHIQSAMGGIQR; encoded by the coding sequence TTGAAAAAAGTATTACAAACTAAAAACTTATCTAAATCCTATGGAAAGACACAGGTTTTAAAGAATATTGATCTGACAATAACTTCGGGTGAATTCACAGCTATTATGGGGCCTTCTGGTTCAGGAAAAACAACACTGATGAATGTGCTATCGACGATTGATAAATTTTCTGGCGGGGAGGTCTGGCTTGAAGAACAGGCGCTGTTAGATTTAAACAAAAAGGCATTACGTACATTTCGCCAAGAACGAATGGGTTTCATCTTTCAAGATTACAACTTGCTTGATACTTTAACGATCAAAGAAAACATTCTTCTGCCCCTTTCATTAAGGAAATTTTCTATAGATGAGATGGAAAGACTGCTGAGACCAGTCATTCAGGCATTGAATATTGAAGAAGTTCAGGATAAATACCCTACGGAAGTTTCTGGTGGTCAGAAACAAAGGGCATCATCTGCACGTGCCATCATTACAAATCCTGCGATTGTCTTTGCAGATGAACCTACAGGTGCGCTTGATTCCAGTTCAGCAACACAATTATTGGAACAGTTAGCTACCTTAAATGTAACCTTTCAAACAACTATCCTTATGATTACGCACGATTCGTATGCAGCAAGCTTCTGTAAACGAGTTATCTTCTTGCTTGATGGAGGAATCGTAAACGAGCTTTATAAAGGTGACCAAAGTCAAAGTGACTTCTTTGATCGAATCCTTCACATCCAGAGTGCCATGGGAGGGATTCAAAGGTGA
- a CDS encoding DMT family transporter: MKNTLLGSLYLSLAASIWGGMYVVVKVVVDVVPPLELVLLRYVIAILALLTIGLITKQSWRIEKRDWLLILIMGLVGNTISIVTQEVGTLLSTAQMGAIITSTTPAFMVIFARIILKEKITFKKSISVILATIGVGIIVGNAHIGSSHQLGGVSLLIAALTWALMSVLIKRVPGQYSQLVVTTYAVLVAIVFLTPFTISRLDELDFQAIMHPSIWGGLLYLGVISTACAFLLWNRGLQMLTASSGGLFFFLQPIVGTFLGWLLLGEQIGLSFWIGTILIFIGVLIVIREE, translated from the coding sequence ATGAAAAACACTTTATTAGGTTCTTTATATTTATCACTCGCTGCTAGCATTTGGGGCGGAATGTACGTGGTGGTAAAAGTTGTGGTAGACGTTGTTCCACCACTTGAATTAGTTTTATTACGATATGTAATTGCGATTTTAGCATTGCTAACCATTGGTTTAATAACAAAACAATCTTGGCGGATTGAAAAACGGGACTGGCTATTAATTCTCATTATGGGACTTGTTGGAAACACAATCTCCATCGTAACCCAGGAAGTCGGTACGCTACTTTCTACTGCACAAATGGGAGCCATCATTACTTCAACTACACCTGCATTTATGGTGATATTTGCACGTATCATTTTAAAAGAAAAGATTACTTTTAAAAAATCAATTTCGGTTATTTTAGCGACAATCGGTGTCGGTATCATTGTCGGAAATGCCCATATCGGTTCATCTCACCAACTTGGGGGCGTATCACTGCTTATTGCTGCATTAACTTGGGCACTTATGTCAGTTCTAATTAAACGTGTACCTGGGCAATATTCACAACTGGTTGTAACTACCTATGCTGTGCTTGTGGCAATTGTCTTTTTAACACCTTTTACAATTAGTCGATTGGATGAGCTCGATTTCCAAGCAATAATGCATCCATCCATATGGGGCGGCCTTTTATACTTAGGCGTTATTTCGACAGCATGTGCCTTTTTACTGTGGAATCGCGGACTGCAAATGCTTACCGCTTCAAGTGGTGGATTATTTTTCTTTTTACAACCTATAGTCGGTACGTTTTTAGGCTGGTTATTACTAGGTGAGCAAATCGGCTTGTCTTTTTGGATAGGTACAATATTAATTTTTATTGGTGTGTTAATAGTCATTCGGGAAGAATAA